The Brasilonema sennae CENA114 genome includes a region encoding these proteins:
- the ctpB gene encoding carboxyl-terminal processing protease CtpB gives MNRSAKRYSPLQLAFISGAIASTATLSAFGPVWCRSVRAALQDSPKAVVDNVWQLVNREYVDGSFNKQNWIAVRQTLLSKDYTNRQEAYTAIRQALEKLGDPYTRFMDPQQYEALTNQTSGEVSGIGIRMELNEKTKKLTVIEAIENSPALKAGIKAGDEIVAIDGKPTSQMKVEDASKLIRGKAGSKLSLRLARVGQSTFDVNLTRASIEVPTVRYTLKQEGDRRIGYIRLREFSAHASTQMRRAIRDLNTKQVDGFVLDLRGNPGGLLQASIEIARMWMDSGAIVKTVDRVGGSDEMKANRTAITKRPLAILVDGNSASASEILTGALKDNNRAVIVGGQTFGKALVQSVHELPDGSGVAITIAHYYTPKGTDINHKGIAPDIKLDLTEAQQRQLAANPDLIGTKSDPQYARALAALSSNNFAQPTQQNRQSQQQPMTNSAVDLKL, from the coding sequence ATGAATCGATCTGCGAAACGTTACTCGCCGCTCCAATTAGCTTTTATTAGCGGAGCAATCGCCTCAACCGCTACGTTGTCCGCTTTTGGTCCAGTTTGGTGTCGTTCTGTGCGTGCAGCTTTGCAAGATAGCCCAAAAGCAGTAGTCGATAACGTCTGGCAATTAGTGAATCGCGAATATGTTGATGGCTCATTTAATAAACAAAATTGGATAGCAGTCAGACAGACTCTGCTGAGTAAAGACTATACCAACCGTCAAGAAGCATACACTGCCATCCGTCAAGCATTAGAAAAGTTGGGTGATCCTTACACTCGATTTATGGATCCCCAACAGTATGAAGCTTTAACCAACCAAACATCTGGGGAAGTCTCTGGAATTGGCATTCGGATGGAATTGAACGAGAAAACCAAGAAGCTCACCGTTATCGAAGCCATAGAAAATTCTCCCGCACTGAAAGCAGGTATTAAAGCTGGGGACGAAATTGTGGCAATTGACGGCAAACCCACAAGTCAAATGAAAGTGGAAGATGCCTCAAAGCTCATTCGTGGCAAAGCAGGGAGTAAGTTGAGTTTGCGGCTAGCTAGAGTTGGGCAAAGTACTTTTGATGTGAATTTGACACGGGCAAGTATTGAAGTACCGACAGTACGTTACACCTTAAAGCAAGAAGGCGATCGCCGCATTGGCTATATCCGTCTGCGTGAGTTCAGTGCCCATGCCTCAACTCAGATGCGACGAGCCATCCGCGATTTAAATACCAAGCAAGTTGATGGCTTTGTCTTGGATCTACGTGGAAACCCTGGCGGTTTATTGCAAGCAAGTATTGAAATTGCCCGGATGTGGATGGACAGCGGTGCAATTGTCAAGACAGTGGATCGTGTCGGAGGCAGTGACGAAATGAAGGCAAATCGTACTGCCATCACAAAACGCCCTCTAGCGATACTCGTGGATGGCAATTCAGCCAGTGCTAGTGAAATCCTGACAGGCGCACTCAAGGATAATAACCGAGCAGTAATTGTTGGCGGTCAAACCTTTGGTAAAGCCTTAGTACAGTCAGTTCATGAACTCCCAGATGGTTCTGGTGTAGCTATTACCATAGCTCATTATTACACTCCCAAAGGGACAGATATCAACCACAAGGGAATCGCGCCAGATATCAAATTAGATCTGACAGAGGCACAACAGCGTCAACTCGCAGCAAATCCGGATTTGATCGGAACTAAGAGCGATCCTCAATACGCGCGTGCGCTAGCAGCTTTGTCTAGTAACAACTTTGCTCAACCCACACAACAAAACCGACAGTCGCAGCAACAACCAATGACTAATAGCGCGGTAGACTTGAAACTTTAG
- a CDS encoding lysophospholipid acyltransferase family protein, giving the protein MSNQNSTTSLPGWTITTREPEFIESLMPIWEWFYRHYFRVQTSGWHHIPKDGKVLLVGSHNGGMASPDLHMMVYDWFRRFGTQRLVYGLMHPSAWKVSPSIASLAQKVGAIPAHPKMASAAFDIGASVLVYPGGQYDMFRPHNQRYKIQFAGHKGFIKLALKKSVPIIPVISVGAHDTLIVLGDCYEQAKQLNEWGVPWLYQIDPGVFPIYLGLPWGLGIGPLPNFPLPVQIHTRVCAPIVFERYGTQAAHDREYVDACYDLVYMQMQRELDFLVRDVAM; this is encoded by the coding sequence ATGAGTAATCAAAATTCAACTACATCATTACCAGGTTGGACCATTACGACGCGAGAACCCGAATTTATTGAATCGTTAATGCCAATATGGGAATGGTTTTACCGCCACTACTTTCGAGTTCAAACTTCAGGTTGGCATCACATTCCAAAGGATGGAAAGGTTTTGCTGGTTGGTTCACACAATGGTGGGATGGCGTCTCCCGACTTACACATGATGGTGTACGATTGGTTCCGTCGCTTTGGCACGCAACGCTTAGTGTATGGTTTAATGCACCCTTCTGCGTGGAAAGTCAGTCCTTCCATCGCCAGCCTCGCACAAAAAGTGGGAGCCATCCCCGCACATCCAAAAATGGCAAGTGCCGCCTTTGACATCGGTGCAAGTGTCCTTGTTTATCCGGGAGGACAATACGATATGTTTCGTCCTCATAACCAGCGTTACAAGATTCAGTTTGCAGGTCATAAAGGATTTATCAAACTGGCATTAAAAAAGTCAGTACCAATCATTCCGGTTATCTCTGTAGGAGCACATGATACCTTAATTGTTTTGGGTGATTGCTACGAACAGGCAAAACAGTTAAATGAGTGGGGTGTCCCTTGGTTATACCAGATAGACCCAGGAGTATTTCCCATATATCTAGGTTTGCCTTGGGGTTTGGGTATTGGTCCGCTACCCAATTTTCCCTTACCCGTCCAAATTCACACCCGTGTCTGTGCTCCGATTGTTTTTGAACGTTATGGCACACAAGCGGCTCATGACCGTGAATATGTGGATGCTTGTTATGATTTAGTTTACATGCAAATGCAACGCGAATTGGATTTTTTAGTTAGGGATGTGGCGATGTAG
- a CDS encoding YdcF family protein produces MTNSQPNSVSERFHKKRQFLRRLALGLCLVLLSWVVFNTVTIISASSRQVDAFFVLGGSIRREIYVAELAQQYPQTPILISRGSPDPCILLVFQRLAPQRLQNVWLEKCADSTFGNFYYSIPILRRWGVHKVKLISSQTHFPRAKWMAQILFGVHGIWVETDIVPEQGVPGNQESWSKTGLDVTRSLLWAGLSRIIQPKCFYVMKLADVSIDFWRSRGFQCERQQDVNLR; encoded by the coding sequence GTGACAAACAGCCAACCTAATTCAGTCTCAGAGCGGTTCCACAAAAAACGACAATTTTTGCGAAGACTCGCTTTGGGATTGTGTCTCGTATTGCTTAGCTGGGTAGTTTTTAACACTGTAACCATTATTTCTGCATCTTCTAGGCAAGTAGATGCCTTTTTTGTACTGGGTGGCAGTATTCGTCGGGAAATTTATGTTGCTGAGTTAGCACAACAATATCCACAAACCCCAATTTTAATTTCTCGGGGTTCTCCCGATCCGTGTATTTTGCTTGTTTTTCAACGCCTAGCGCCCCAGAGACTGCAAAACGTTTGGTTGGAAAAGTGTGCGGATTCTACGTTTGGTAATTTTTACTATTCCATTCCCATCCTGCGTCGTTGGGGAGTCCACAAGGTGAAGCTGATTAGTTCTCAAACACACTTCCCGCGTGCAAAATGGATGGCACAAATTCTTTTTGGTGTTCACGGTATTTGGGTAGAAACAGACATTGTTCCAGAACAAGGTGTGCCAGGTAACCAAGAATCTTGGTCAAAAACAGGACTAGATGTCACGCGTAGCTTGTTATGGGCGGGGTTAAGCCGGATTATTCAACCAAAATGTTTTTATGTTATGAAATTAGCAGACGTAAGTATTGACTTTTGGAGGTCTAGGGGTTTTCAATGTGAACGACAGCAGGATGTCAACCTGCGTTAG
- the recJ gene encoding single-stranded-DNA-specific exonuclease RecJ, protein MPEQQWILATTEQPPEWFIQAVKQYAPASSGHFAAQLLWQRGIRKNAQLAAFVNSQAYQAASPFEFGQEMHLAVERLQQARHAGEKVAIWGDFDADGITSTAVLWDGLGQFFAQNTQLVYYIPNRLTESHGLNCQGIEKLAKEDFKLIVTCDTGSTNISEIIYAKQLGVDVIVTDHHTLPVERPPVTAIINPRYLSQTHQLFHLSGVAVAYKLVEAFYQTLPNVGQQPLEDLLDLVAVGLIADLVQLSGDCRYLAQLGIGRLQDDFKKTPDKRRRPGVGRLLELCQKSGDRPTDISFGLGPRINAVSRIQGDASFCVELLTSRDQKRVNELAEVTELANSRRKSLQKDVAGQVALKLSKMDLSTTSVIVLEDPQWAVGVLGLVAGQVAQETGRPTILLSTEVAGEQGSNLSPVLLARGSARSINSVDLYQLVKDQAHLLHRFGGHPYAAGLSLRVENIPLFTQAINQRLRQSLGGANLTPNVQADLAVTVADLGKDLFLELKLLEPCGMGNPVPKLLIQNCWFENTWHRNQQDSQGKKVQYIKAEFDIRDDSTRNPFPGVWWGHYKDELPPGRCDCIAELDYNTFKKRYEIRLIAVRSRTNSALSTQHAKLILDLRNLPLEKELALTTDHSGLILQECPTSWDDLRAHLRRSLHNQQPLVLAWLKPNSQPPEQTWLTLVGIAKYLGRTNQPVTRIQLLEKLGINDQTLLFGLRSLRYLGFNISRQDRMLVFTQHSTIETTQAEAAVEKFLAAVREEQFQRQYFAEVPLSVIEAIA, encoded by the coding sequence ATGCCAGAACAACAGTGGATTCTTGCGACAACTGAACAACCCCCCGAATGGTTTATCCAAGCGGTGAAGCAATATGCACCTGCATCGAGTGGACATTTTGCCGCACAGTTGTTGTGGCAACGAGGAATACGAAAGAACGCACAATTAGCAGCTTTTGTCAATTCACAAGCTTATCAAGCCGCGAGTCCATTTGAGTTTGGGCAAGAGATGCATCTGGCGGTGGAACGGTTGCAACAAGCACGACATGCTGGGGAAAAAGTTGCTATTTGGGGAGACTTTGACGCGGACGGTATCACGTCTACGGCTGTTCTGTGGGATGGTTTGGGACAATTTTTCGCTCAAAATACGCAGCTTGTTTATTACATTCCTAATCGTTTAACGGAATCTCACGGTTTGAACTGCCAAGGAATTGAGAAGCTTGCAAAAGAAGACTTTAAATTGATTGTCACTTGTGACACTGGCAGTACAAATATTAGTGAAATTATTTATGCTAAGCAGTTAGGTGTAGATGTTATAGTCACAGACCATCACACTTTACCTGTGGAACGTCCCCCTGTGACGGCAATTATTAACCCTCGCTATTTGAGCCAAACACATCAACTGTTTCATCTTTCTGGGGTGGCGGTGGCTTACAAGTTGGTGGAAGCTTTTTATCAAACTCTGCCAAATGTCGGGCAACAACCGCTAGAAGATTTGTTGGATTTAGTTGCAGTTGGACTGATTGCTGATTTGGTGCAGTTGAGTGGAGATTGTCGCTACTTGGCACAGTTGGGAATTGGGCGACTGCAAGACGATTTTAAGAAAACACCAGATAAGAGGCGGCGTCCAGGTGTCGGGCGGCTGTTGGAATTATGCCAGAAAAGTGGCGATCGCCCCACAGATATCTCCTTTGGTTTAGGTCCCCGAATTAACGCTGTCAGCCGCATTCAAGGCGATGCTTCTTTTTGCGTGGAATTACTCACAAGCCGCGATCAAAAGCGTGTGAATGAACTTGCAGAAGTCACAGAATTAGCGAACAGTCGTCGCAAGTCTTTGCAGAAAGATGTTGCTGGGCAAGTCGCGCTGAAGCTTTCCAAAATGGACTTATCAACCACCAGCGTTATTGTCTTGGAAGATCCTCAATGGGCTGTTGGCGTTTTGGGGTTAGTTGCAGGACAAGTCGCACAGGAGACAGGACGCCCGACGATTCTTTTGAGTACGGAGGTAGCCGGGGAGCAGGGGAGCAATCTTTCTCCTGTTCTTCTGGCGCGGGGTTCGGCGCGTTCTATTAATTCGGTTGATTTATACCAATTGGTAAAAGACCAAGCACATTTGTTGCATCGATTTGGCGGACATCCTTATGCAGCAGGGTTAAGTCTTCGAGTAGAGAACATACCTTTATTTACACAAGCAATTAACCAGAGGTTACGTCAATCGTTGGGAGGAGCAAACCTAACACCAAATGTACAAGCGGACTTGGCTGTAACGGTAGCAGATTTGGGGAAAGATTTATTTTTGGAACTGAAGCTGCTAGAACCCTGTGGAATGGGAAACCCAGTTCCAAAACTTTTGATTCAAAACTGTTGGTTTGAAAATACTTGGCATCGCAATCAGCAAGATTCTCAGGGAAAAAAGGTACAGTACATAAAAGCCGAGTTTGATATTCGAGATGACTCCACGAGAAATCCTTTTCCTGGCGTGTGGTGGGGACACTATAAAGATGAATTACCTCCCGGACGATGTGACTGTATCGCGGAACTGGACTACAACACCTTTAAAAAACGCTATGAAATCCGACTGATAGCTGTTCGTTCCCGCACAAACTCAGCATTGAGTACCCAGCATGCGAAACTCATTTTAGATTTACGCAACTTACCATTAGAAAAAGAGTTAGCACTAACCACTGATCATTCAGGACTCATACTGCAAGAGTGTCCGACAAGTTGGGACGATTTACGTGCGCATTTGAGGCGATCGCTCCACAACCAACAACCCCTCGTGCTTGCTTGGTTAAAACCAAATTCCCAACCACCAGAACAAACCTGGCTTACGCTTGTAGGAATTGCCAAATATCTGGGCCGCACAAATCAACCTGTTACCCGTATCCAGTTATTAGAAAAACTTGGTATTAACGACCAAACCTTACTTTTTGGGTTAAGAAGTTTGAGATACTTAGGTTTTAATATCTCACGTCAAGACCGTATGTTGGTTTTCACTCAGCACTCTACCATTGAAACAACTCAAGCAGAAGCTGCGGTGGAAAAATTTTTAGCTGCCGTTCGGGAAGAACAATTTCAGCGACAGTATTTTGCGGAAGTTCCGTTATCTGTAATTGAGGCGATCGCATAA
- the gntD gene encoding guanitoxin biosynthesis L-enduracididine beta-hydroxylase GntD, which produces MILTPQKSLNSSVSQIHLTKQEIDSIQHLVKEITSKYSSVEDENFLINARVFAHDLPKRLCYFINEFRLKEVNAVCLISGNCINEKRICKTPIHWKTSENNSTLLEEVLFILYGSLLGEVFTWGTHLEERQIIHNILPVEGYENEQLSCSSETDLLWHTEDAFHPHRADYLGLMCLRNPDKVETTFASIDMVNLASEHIKVLFEPRFCIRPDKSHTKPQTFSAISGSVVSWFEDIQNNQKKVPVLFGDPKSPYMCLDPLFMHPLKDDEEAIIAFNELIKAIDYNLKSIVLQPGDICLIDNYRSVHGRKAFYARNDGNDRWLKRIFLTSSLRKSRQFRASASSRILF; this is translated from the coding sequence ATGATATTAACGCCCCAAAAAAGCTTAAATAGCTCTGTCTCTCAAATTCATCTAACAAAACAAGAAATTGATTCTATTCAACATCTTGTTAAAGAAATTACCTCTAAATATAGTTCAGTAGAAGATGAAAATTTTTTGATAAATGCTAGAGTTTTTGCTCATGATTTACCAAAAAGATTGTGTTATTTTATTAACGAATTCCGCTTAAAGGAAGTGAATGCAGTATGTCTAATATCCGGCAATTGCATTAATGAGAAGAGAATTTGTAAAACGCCGATACATTGGAAAACATCTGAGAATAATTCTACTTTATTAGAAGAAGTGCTTTTTATCTTATATGGTTCCTTGTTAGGAGAAGTGTTTACGTGGGGTACACATCTAGAAGAGAGACAAATAATCCATAATATTCTTCCTGTTGAAGGTTATGAAAATGAACAACTAAGTTGTAGTAGTGAAACAGATCTTTTGTGGCACACTGAGGATGCTTTTCATCCCCATAGAGCTGATTATCTTGGGCTAATGTGCTTACGTAACCCAGATAAAGTAGAAACAACTTTCGCATCCATAGATATGGTTAATTTAGCTTCAGAACATATTAAAGTTTTGTTTGAGCCACGATTTTGCATACGTCCAGATAAATCTCATACAAAACCTCAAACATTTAGCGCTATTTCAGGTTCAGTTGTTTCATGGTTTGAGGACATACAAAATAATCAGAAAAAAGTACCAGTTTTGTTTGGCGACCCCAAGTCACCTTATATGTGTTTAGATCCATTATTTATGCATCCTTTAAAAGATGATGAAGAAGCCATAATTGCTTTTAATGAATTAATTAAAGCGATAGACTACAACTTGAAAAGTATAGTTTTGCAACCAGGAGACATTTGTTTGATTGATAACTATAGGTCTGTTCACGGTAGGAAAGCTTTTTACGCAAGGAATGATGGAAATGATAGATGGCTAAAAAGAATTTTTCTGACAAGTAGTTTGCGAAAATCACGACAATTTCGCGCTTCAGCTTCGTCTAGAATTCTATTTTAA
- a CDS encoding PD-(D/E)XK nuclease family protein, giving the protein MQSTQTQLLRLSQGQLNLLERCPRQFQHTYLEQLHSPLDPEHEERQTLGSRFHLLMQQREMGLPIDTFLQQDAQLQRWMSAFANAAPEILNSIPNSQTFRESEHYRTLQVQDYLLTVIYDLVIADNQQAQILDWKTYPKPSQKRKLEQNWQTRLYLYVLAETSNYLPENISMTYWFVQPEGKPQSVKFSYNTTGHQQTAKKLNQLLSRFTNWMEHYYQGELFPQEPEGSKACDYCQYTTRCNRQSHAQDINSPTIPGQISSTNSTIVETNLLNIASIQEVSL; this is encoded by the coding sequence ATGCAATCAACTCAAACTCAACTCTTGCGACTGTCGCAAGGACAACTCAACCTACTAGAACGTTGTCCCCGTCAATTTCAACACACCTACCTAGAGCAACTCCATTCTCCCTTAGATCCAGAACATGAGGAACGGCAAACTTTAGGAAGCCGCTTTCACCTGCTAATGCAGCAGCGAGAAATGGGTTTACCTATTGATACTTTCCTACAACAGGATGCTCAACTGCAACGCTGGATGTCAGCTTTCGCGAATGCAGCACCAGAAATTTTAAACTCTATTCCCAATAGCCAAACTTTTCGTGAAAGCGAACACTACCGTACTCTGCAAGTTCAAGACTATTTGCTTACGGTTATTTATGATTTAGTAATTGCTGATAACCAGCAAGCACAAATTCTTGACTGGAAAACTTATCCCAAACCATCTCAAAAACGCAAGTTGGAACAAAACTGGCAGACGCGTCTTTACCTGTATGTTTTAGCTGAAACGAGTAATTATCTGCCAGAGAATATTTCTATGACTTACTGGTTTGTCCAACCCGAAGGTAAACCGCAAAGCGTTAAATTTAGCTACAACACCACCGGACACCAACAAACAGCAAAAAAACTTAACCAGCTTTTAAGTCGATTCACAAATTGGATGGAACATTACTACCAAGGAGAACTATTTCCACAAGAACCAGAAGGTAGCAAAGCCTGCGACTACTGCCAGTATACAACACGGTGCAATAGACAAAGCCATGCTCAAGACATAAACTCACCTACTATTCCTGGGCAGATATCTTCTACAAATTCTACAATAGTAGAGACGAACCTACTGAATATAGCTAGCATTCAAGAAGTCAGTCTGTAA
- a CDS encoding GNAT family N-acetyltransferase → MHFDENDAVYVREIRIDDIAPVYHLGEELFTSDSYPYLYRCWDEWEVIGLYNTDPEYCLVAEVDAELAGFVLGTIITKASWTYGYILWLGVSPKFQRRGVADKLVDRAIARMIEDGARFMLVDTDPANTPAVKFFNRKGFGNVRQHVFLSMNLSKHDYYGRLIDYEHQKAERAGYRRSRPAMRPRKSDAVASEVVLNTLVSEPQISEEEAPV, encoded by the coding sequence ATGCATTTTGATGAAAATGATGCGGTTTATGTCCGCGAAATACGAATAGATGACATAGCCCCTGTTTATCACTTGGGTGAAGAGTTATTTACCAGCGATTCATATCCTTATTTATATCGTTGCTGGGATGAGTGGGAAGTTATAGGACTTTACAACACTGATCCAGAATACTGTCTTGTTGCGGAAGTTGATGCAGAACTGGCAGGATTCGTTTTAGGAACTATTATTACTAAAGCAAGCTGGACTTACGGATACATTCTGTGGCTAGGAGTCAGTCCGAAATTCCAGCGTCGCGGTGTGGCAGACAAGCTGGTTGATAGAGCTATTGCACGTATGATTGAAGATGGGGCGCGGTTCATGCTGGTAGACACTGATCCGGCAAATACTCCCGCCGTGAAGTTTTTCAACCGTAAGGGTTTTGGCAATGTTCGTCAACATGTTTTCTTGTCGATGAATTTAAGCAAGCACGATTACTATGGCAGACTTATTGATTATGAACATCAAAAAGCTGAAAGGGCAGGTTACAGACGTTCTCGTCCTGCGATGCGTCCTCGCAAGTCGGATGCAGTTGCAAGTGAAGTCGTGCTGAATACTTTGGTGAGTGAACCTCAAATTTCGGAGGAAGAAGCACCAGTTTAA
- a CDS encoding GMC family oxidoreductase yields MNQYDYVVIGGGSAGCVVANRLTQDGKTSVLLLEAGNPPHLPEHEVPLGWVKLWGTEVDWAYFTEEEPHLNGRKIYCPRGKVLGGSSSINAMIYIRGNRHDYDRWQELGNPGWSYLDVLPYFKKSENQQQGASKFHGVDGELSVTDPIAPAVTSQRFVEAAVALGYERNLDFNAEQQEGAGLYQLTIKDGKRHSTAAAFLVPILNRPNLTVTTGALVTRLLFEGTRTVGVEYIHQGTIHQSFVQQEVILSAGAIDSPKLLMLSGIGNAEHLRSLDIPVVVNLPGVGQNLQDHLHVAVAHQATQDLQPASTSNIAEAGLFLHTEGRLDAAPDLQLYSAPVLWTHPAYARSGPGFAASVCLTNPQSRGSVSLRSASPNDSPIIRMNYLQSESDVQKLVAGIKIIRQLFDSTIFDEFRGEEVAPGANVTSDEALRAYIRETCDSVYHPVGTCKMGTDADSVVDPELRVHGVEGLRVVDASIMPSLITGNTNAPTIMIGEKAADLIKAGGRFLKQVSLKTA; encoded by the coding sequence ATGAATCAATACGATTATGTTGTCATTGGTGGAGGTTCGGCGGGCTGTGTTGTCGCCAATCGTTTGACACAAGACGGTAAAACAAGTGTATTGTTGCTGGAAGCAGGCAATCCGCCTCACTTACCAGAACACGAAGTTCCTCTAGGTTGGGTCAAACTGTGGGGTACTGAGGTGGACTGGGCATATTTTACAGAAGAAGAACCACACCTTAATGGGCGCAAAATCTATTGTCCGCGTGGTAAAGTCCTGGGTGGTTCCAGTTCGATCAACGCCATGATCTACATCCGAGGCAATCGTCATGATTACGATCGCTGGCAAGAGTTAGGTAATCCCGGTTGGTCGTACCTTGATGTGTTACCTTACTTCAAGAAATCTGAAAACCAGCAACAGGGAGCATCCAAATTTCACGGAGTCGATGGGGAGTTGAGCGTTACTGATCCAATTGCCCCGGCGGTGACATCACAAAGATTTGTAGAAGCAGCCGTTGCACTTGGCTACGAACGCAATCTCGACTTCAACGCAGAGCAACAAGAAGGTGCGGGACTTTATCAGTTGACTATCAAAGATGGTAAGCGACACAGTACGGCGGCAGCGTTTTTAGTACCTATTTTGAATCGCCCTAACTTAACAGTTACTACTGGTGCGTTGGTGACTCGGTTATTATTTGAGGGAACGCGCACAGTTGGGGTGGAATACATACACCAGGGAACAATACACCAATCCTTTGTCCAACAGGAAGTCATTCTCTCGGCTGGGGCGATCGATTCGCCCAAACTGTTGATGCTTTCTGGAATTGGGAATGCAGAACACCTGCGATCGCTCGACATTCCCGTAGTCGTTAATTTACCCGGTGTCGGTCAGAATCTCCAAGATCACCTTCACGTCGCCGTGGCACATCAAGCCACCCAGGATCTGCAACCTGCCTCAACCAGCAATATCGCGGAAGCTGGATTGTTTCTGCATACTGAAGGTCGTTTAGATGCTGCGCCAGATTTACAGCTTTACTCTGCTCCTGTATTGTGGACACATCCTGCTTATGCCCGCTCTGGTCCAGGATTCGCTGCTTCAGTGTGTCTGACTAATCCCCAAAGTCGCGGCAGTGTCAGTCTGCGTTCTGCTTCCCCCAATGATTCACCGATAATCCGAATGAACTATCTCCAGAGTGAATCCGATGTGCAAAAGCTAGTTGCAGGAATTAAAATTATCCGCCAGTTGTTTGACTCAACTATATTTGATGAGTTCCGAGGCGAGGAAGTTGCTCCTGGTGCCAATGTAACTAGCGATGAAGCACTGCGAGCTTATATCAGAGAAACCTGCGACAGTGTATACCACCCTGTCGGCACTTGCAAAATGGGAACTGACGCCGATTCAGTTGTAGATCCCGAACTACGGGTACATGGTGTTGAGGGGTTGCGAGTTGTGGATGCATCAATTATGCCAAGCCTCATTACGGGAAATACGAATGCACCTACAATTATGATTGGTGAAAAGGCAGCAGATTTGATTAAAGCCGGAGGTCGTTTTTTAAAGCAAGTGTCTTTAAAAACTGCGTAG
- a CDS encoding DMT family transporter: MKKSYLADLVLLGVTFTWGATFVLIKDAIKIIPPFSFVSARFLIAALVLALFVIAFYPQMLRQLWKKEIWLPGIWLGFWLFAGYAFQTFGLQYTTASKAGFITGLSVVIVPFFSLWLLRHSLKRNTMLGVSVAMLGLILLSHNRELSANIGDILVFFCAISYAFQITLVGRYTQRFPALLLALIQIFTCGCFSFICAVLFENYQIVFLPKVFLNEQVFSALIICSVIATAFAYAAQNQFQKFTTPTRTALIFATEPVFAALIGYWYVREHLSTMQISGCLLMLGGTLISEFGGLPLLRDTKK; this comes from the coding sequence ATGAAAAAATCTTATTTAGCTGACCTCGTACTCCTTGGGGTAACCTTTACGTGGGGTGCTACTTTTGTTCTGATCAAAGACGCAATTAAAATCATACCCCCATTCAGTTTTGTAAGTGCCCGTTTTTTAATAGCTGCCTTGGTACTTGCTCTATTCGTGATCGCCTTTTATCCCCAAATGCTAAGACAACTATGGAAAAAAGAAATTTGGCTGCCTGGAATTTGGTTGGGCTTCTGGCTATTTGCAGGATATGCCTTTCAAACTTTCGGACTACAGTACACCACCGCATCAAAAGCAGGATTTATCACTGGACTTTCTGTCGTAATAGTGCCGTTCTTCTCACTCTGGTTGCTTCGTCATTCACTGAAAAGAAACACAATGCTTGGTGTATCCGTAGCTATGCTTGGTCTTATATTGCTTTCCCACAATCGAGAACTTAGTGCAAACATTGGAGATATTCTTGTTTTTTTCTGTGCAATTTCTTACGCTTTTCAGATAACGCTTGTAGGTCGCTATACTCAAAGATTTCCTGCTTTATTATTAGCGTTGATTCAAATATTTACTTGCGGGTGTTTCAGTTTTATATGTGCTGTTCTATTTGAAAATTACCAAATAGTTTTCTTGCCAAAAGTTTTTCTTAATGAACAGGTGTTTTCAGCACTGATTATTTGCTCGGTGATTGCGACTGCTTTTGCGTATGCTGCCCAAAATCAATTTCAGAAGTTTACCACACCTACTCGTACTGCATTAATCTTTGCTACAGAGCCTGTATTTGCAGCATTGATAGGTTATTGGTATGTAAGAGAGCATCTTTCTACAATGCAAATAAGTGGCTGTCTGCTAATGTTGGGTGGTACGTTAATTTCTGAATTCGGTGGACTACCCCTGTTAAGGGATACTAAAAAATGA